In Crassostrea angulata isolate pt1a10 unplaced genomic scaffold, ASM2561291v2 HiC_scaffold_3, whole genome shotgun sequence, one genomic interval encodes:
- the LOC128168554 gene encoding uncharacterized protein LOC128168554, with translation MASLPGPSSTPYNWQNKATENFSRLCQLIVTICSDLFRDILSHYIQPANLRTELDKNKNKLDKVKSINPQQKRLLYPDPGKASPMAKDLDFSVLYVLIRNICGIKPHKNGWGDNIENGDNSIAACIDRIRLKRNLISGHSKTGSMDNASFHSTWTVLENSIIDIEKQLTGGNMYKRAVNALYLCELSPSSTRRYVEEITRTFKSDISKKKARIDDVESQLNQNTMTKKARLDKVEDQQNSVTQEIRERFEEFETSILSIWQGKFFLKRCLFIDLQAK, from the exons ATGGCCTCTCTTCCTGGTCCATCATCGACCCCATACAATTGGCAGAATAAAGCAACTGAAAATTTCTCTCGCCTGTGTCAACTGATTGTAACGATTTGTAGCGACCTGTTTCGAGACATTCTTAGTCACTATATTCAGCCTGCTAATCTCAGAACAGAGctagataaaaacaaaaataaattagacaAAGTCAAAAGCATCAACCCTCAGCAGAAAAGATTACTATATCCCGATCCAGGGAAAGCCTCTCCAATGGCGAAAGACTTAGATTTTTCTGTACTTTACGTACTTATACGCAATATTTGTGGCATCAAACCCCATAAAAACGGTTGGGGGGATAATATAGAAAATGGCGACAATAGCATTGCGGCCTGCATTGACAGAATaagattaaaaagaaatttgataTCTGGACATTCAAAAACTGGTTCGATGGACAATGCTTCCTTTCATTCCACCTGGACAGTGCTTGAGAATTCTattattgatattgaaaaacAGTTGACAGGAGGAAACATGTATAAGCGTGCAGTAAATGCACTATACTTATGTGAGCTAAGTCCGTCAAGTACAAGACGTTACGTCGAAGAAATTACTCGAACATTCAAAA GTGATATCTCGAAGAAAAAAG cAAGAATAGATGATGTCGAGAGTCAATTAAACC AAAATACCATGACTAAAAAAG CTCGCCTGGACAAAGTGGAGGATCAACAAAACTCAGTGACACAAGAAATTAGAG AGCGTTTCGAGGAATTTGAAACTAGCATTCTATCCATCTGGCAgggtaagttttttttaaagcgaTGCCTGTTTATTGATTTACAGGCAAAATGA